In a genomic window of Nomascus leucogenys isolate Asia chromosome 4, Asia_NLE_v1, whole genome shotgun sequence:
- the CD5 gene encoding T-cell surface glycoprotein CD5: protein MVCGQSWGRRSNQWDDPSQASEVCQRLNCGMPLSLGPFLVTYTHQSSIICYGQLGFFSNCSHSRNDVCHSLGLTCLEPQKTTPPPTRPPPTTTPEPTAPPRLQLVAQSGSRHCAGVVEFYSGSLGGTISYEAQDKTQDLENFLCNNLQCGSFLKHLPETEAARAQDPGEPWEHRPLPIQWKIQNSSCTSLEHCFRKIKPRKSGRALALLCSGFQPKVQSRLVGGSSICEGTVEVRQGTQWAALCDSSSARSSLRWEEVCREQQCGSVNSYRVLDAGDPTSRGLSCPHQKLSQCHELWERNSYCKKVFVTCQDPNPAGLAAGTVASIILALVLLVVLLVVCGPLAYKQLVKKFRQKKQRQWIGPTGMNQNMSFHRNHMTTVRSHAENPTASHVDNEYSQPPRNSRLSAYPALEEALHRSSTQPDNSSDSDYDLHGAQRL from the exons ATGGTTTGCGGCCAGAGCTGGGGCCGGAGGTCCAACCAGTGGGACGACCCCAGTCAAGCATCAGAAGTCTGCCAGCGGCTGAACTGTGGGATGCCCTTAAGCCTTGGCCCCTTCCTTGTCACCTACACACATCAGAGCTCAATCATCTGCTACGGACAACTGGGCTTCTTCTCCAACTGCAGCCACAGCAGAAATGACGTGTGTCACTCTCTGGGCCTGACCTGCTTAG AGCCCCAGAAGACGACACCTCCACCCACAAGGCCCCCACCCACCACAACTCCAGAGCCCACAG CTCCTCCTAGGCTGCAGCTGGTGGCACAGTCTGGCAGCCGGCACTGTGCCGGCGTGGTGGAGTTCTACAGTGGCAGCCTGGGGGGTACCATCAGCTATGAGGCCCAGGACAAGACCCAGGACCTGGAGAACTTCCTCTGCAACAACCTCCAGTGTGGCTCCTTCCTGAAGCATCTGCCAGAGACCGAGGCAGCCAGAGCCCAAGACCCAGGGGAGCCGTGGGAACACCGGCCCTTGCCAATCCAATGGAAGATCCAGAACTCAAGCTGTACCTCCCTGGAGCATTGCTTCAGGAAAATCAAGCCCCGGAAAAGTGGCCGAGCTCTTGCCCTCCTCTGCTCAG GTTTCCAGCCCAAGGTGCAGAGCCGTCTGGTGGGGGGCAGCAGCATCTGTGAAGGCACCGTGGAGGTGCGCCAGGGGACTCAGTGGGCAGCCCTGTGCGACAGCTCTTCAGCCAGGAGCTCGCTGCGGTGGGAGGAGGTGTGCCGGGAGCAGCAGTGTGGCAGTGTCAACTCCTATCGAGTGCTGGACGCTGGTGACCCAACATCCCGGGGGCTCTCCTGTCCCCATCAGAAGCTGTCCCAGTGCCATGAACTTTGGGAGAGAAATTCCTACTGCAAGAAGGTGTTTGTCACAT gccaggATCCAAACCCCGCAGGCCTGGCCGCAGGCACAGTGGCAAGCATCATCCTGGCCCTGGTGCTCCTGGTGGTGCTGCTGGTCGTGTGCGGCCCCCTTGCCTACAAGCAGCTGGTGAAGAAAT TCCGCCAGAAGAAGCAGCGCCAGTGGATTGGCCCAACGGGAATGAACCAGAACA TGTCTTTCCATCGCAACCACATGACGACCGTCCGGTCCCATGCTGAGAACCCCACAGCGTCCCACGTGGATAACGAATACAGCCAACCTCCCAGGAACTCCCGCCTGTCAGCTTATCCAG CTCTGGAAGAGGCTCTGCATCGCTCCTCCACGCAGCCTGACAACTCCTCCGACAGTGACTACGATCTGCACGGGGCTCAGAGGCTGTAA